The Carassius gibelio isolate Cgi1373 ecotype wild population from Czech Republic chromosome B12, carGib1.2-hapl.c, whole genome shotgun sequence genome has a segment encoding these proteins:
- the bicral gene encoding BRD4-interacting chromatin-remodeling complex-associated protein-like isoform X1 gives MLPSAGAPPLRWPVQRWRGNPVDTALLFHDGVMDDEDDRRLLDFIGDVQALNEYLHGSNSKSIGEDDVTNAAFGSASSFLTSDTGGSNVGLKDDQNNLGEFGEADGAELQLSSSLPFIEDDDFESETSQDEVDLGGEDQPFDILQKSLLEADITEQTMAQEALLDSQPSLIPTASAFPQQLVSGGFGGITGPGVVAPLAQPQAFIQQVPQLPLPNGPAGHIQVVGSFNGSASSMMTINSLEQPQFLLRHSGNVVTNNSGQGTMFTPSAAGQVSMSFNKGTIPVQNFIIQRGPMQQTLIRSIQPKPLQAGGQTVYNISNIGFQPSTTTAANIVSNPYTASGSPQSAQQVKMVNPASSILMHSPLGQQAQQQSQSNLPQGQFLLPTSVSLTPGTTVHSFQAVNGQVIQTNTQVGDPSSMCTTTYSILTNQNTTVQLIAGQNFSTGGQLIVNQGQIGQASPTPGVQVSQRPGATSKVWTASPSPTPVQTSQALGHLTMVNSVQGPQVCQQLSMTPGQHLLMPVAQNVTSGVQELQISLNQGTTAATQRGQTQLVNLLGTKAVNTLTPASQELPFTLKQPATQQLTRGEMVLQQLRRDHDRVMSSERTHFTSFNDVIERLLPYHVFQGSLPQDEDFTKVDEEFEAVAIQVLNKTQAMVNKYRRLLMVEAERSSPSSETVMIDRTFNQEERSNLTQDKRMVIVDPDGFMEDFCCGPKLKIPSTEVLTPTTPEGNPSVMETSPRHSISHTGRDGQGMDSHTEPAYRTELQQQRMEEHRRPPIKCILDLKKKKFNNLISSNSQHAHYPTSPSQSQHSSTQGHPSNLGQGHEHQLPSDHSHTPLADTDSVLEAAVNSILEC, from the exons ATGCTGCCTTCTGCTGGAGCTCCCCCGCTCCGGTGGCCCGTGCAGAGATGGCGAGGAAACCCCGTGGACACGGCACTGCTTTTTCATGACG GTGTCATGGATGATGAAGACGACCGACGTCTTCTGGATTTTATAGG agatgTGCAAGCATTGAATGAGTATCTTCATGGTTCAAATAGTAAATCT ATTGGAGAAGATGATGTGACTAATGCAGCGTTTGGGTCGGCCAGTTCATTCTTAACTAGTGACACA GGTGGCTCTAACGTTGGGCTCAAAGATGACCAAAATAATTTGGGAGAATTTGGGGAGGCTGATGGAGCTGAGCTTCAGCTCTCAAGCAGTCTTCCGTTCATTGAGGATGATGACTTCGAAAGTGAAACCTCACAAGATGAGGTCGATCTTGGGGGCGAGGACCAACCTTTCGacatccttcagaagtcattgtTGGAAGCAGATATTACAGAGCAGACAATGGCTCAAGAAGCCCTTTTGGACTCCCAGCCCTCTCTCATTCCCACAGCTTCCGCTTTCCCTCAGCAGCTGGTCTCTGGAGGGTTTGGAGGTATCACAGGTCCTGGTGTGGTGGCACCATTGGCACAACCTCAGGCTTTTATCCAGCAGGTTCCCCAACTACCCTTGCCAAACGGCCCTGCTGGACACATCCAGGTAGTGGGATCCTTCAATGGCAGTGCCTCCTCCATGATGACTATCAACAGTTTGGAACAGCCTCAGTTCCTTTTGAGGCACAGCGGAAATGTAGTGACAAACAACAGTGGGCAAGGTACTATGTTCACCCCTTCTGCAGCTGGTCAGGTGTCAATGTCCTTTAATAAAGGCACGATACCAGTTCAGAATTTTATCATCCAGAGAGGCCCTATGCAACAGACATTGATTAGATCCATTCAGCCTAAACCCTTACAGGCAGGGGGACAAACTGTATACAATATCAGCAACATCGGGTTCCAACCCAGCACCACAACTGCTGCGAATATAGTCAGTAACCCCTACACAGCCAGTGGCTCTCCTCAGTCTGCTCAACAGGTGAAAATGGTCAATCCAGCCAGCAGCATTTTAATGCATTCACCTCTGGGACAGCAAGCGCAACAACAGTCCCAGTCCAATCTGCCTCAAGGGCAGTTTTTGCTACCCACTTCTGTTTCCCTCACCCCTGGTACGACTGTTCACAGCTTCCAGGCTGTTAATGGGCAGGtgatacaaacaaacactcaagtGGGCGACCCATCGTCAATGTGCACTACCACTTACTCCATCctcaccaatcagaacacaacAGTACAGCTTATTGCTGGGCAGAATTTTTCAACTGGAGGGCAGCTGATAGTAAATCAAGGTCAAATAGGCCAAGCTTCACCAACACCTGGTGTGCAGGTGTCTCAAAGGCCTGGTGCCACGTCCAAGGTTTGGACTGCATCACCTAGCCCAACCCCTGTACAAACGTCACAGGCTCTGGGCCACCTCACCATGGTCAATTCAGTCCAAGGCCCACAGGTTTGTCAACAGTTATCCATGACCCCTGGACAGCACCTCCTTATGCCTGTGGCCCAGAACGTTACTTCTGGTGTTCAGGAGTTACAAATTTCTTTAAACCAG GGCACCACAGCAGCAACACAAAGAGGGCAAACACAATTAGTTAATCTTCTTGGTACCAAAG CTGTGAACACGCTCACTCCTGCCAGTCAGGAATTGCCTTTTACACTGAAGCAACCTGCAACTCAACAACTTACTAGAGGAGAAAT GGTCCTCCAGCAGTTAAGACGAGATCATGATAGAGTCATGTCTTCAGAGCGGACCCACTTCACTTCATTTAATGATGTCATTGAGAGATTACTGCCCTATCATGTTTTCCAAGGCTCACTACCACAAGATGAAGATTTTACCAAAG TTGATGAGGAGTTTGAAGCAGTTGCCATACAAGTGTTAAACAAAACGCAGGCCATGGTGAACAAATACAGGCGCTTACTTATGGTCGAGGCAGAG AGGTCCAGCCCTTCATCAGAAACGGTGATGATTGACAGGACTTTTAATCAAGAGGAACGGAGCAACTTGACCCAAGACAAACGAATGGTAATAGTGGATCCAG ATGGCTTCATGGAAGATTTCTGCTGTGGCCCTAAACTGAAGATCCCAAGTACAGAAGTTTTGACGCCCACCACCCCTGAGGGCAATCCCAGCGTAATGGAGACATCCCCGAGGCATTCCATAAGTCACACCGGAAGAGATGGGCAGGGTATGGACAGCCACACAGAACCTGCTTATAGGACAGAACTTCAACAACAAAGAATGGAGGAACACAGAAGACCTCCAATCAAGTGCATCCTggacctaaaaaaaaagaaattcaacaaCCTAATCAGCAGCAACAGTCAACATGCCCACTACCCTACATCTCCCAGCCAATCACAGCATAGCTCTACCCAAGGCCACCCTTCAAACCTGGGGCAGGGTCATGAACATCAACTTCCCTCAGATCATAGTCACACCCCATTGGCTGACACTGACTCTGTGCTTGAGGCTGCCGTGAATAGCATCTTAGAATGTTAG
- the bicral gene encoding BRD4-interacting chromatin-remodeling complex-associated protein-like isoform X2, whose translation MDDEDDRRLLDFIGDVQALNEYLHGSNSKSIGEDDVTNAAFGSASSFLTSDTGGSNVGLKDDQNNLGEFGEADGAELQLSSSLPFIEDDDFESETSQDEVDLGGEDQPFDILQKSLLEADITEQTMAQEALLDSQPSLIPTASAFPQQLVSGGFGGITGPGVVAPLAQPQAFIQQVPQLPLPNGPAGHIQVVGSFNGSASSMMTINSLEQPQFLLRHSGNVVTNNSGQGTMFTPSAAGQVSMSFNKGTIPVQNFIIQRGPMQQTLIRSIQPKPLQAGGQTVYNISNIGFQPSTTTAANIVSNPYTASGSPQSAQQVKMVNPASSILMHSPLGQQAQQQSQSNLPQGQFLLPTSVSLTPGTTVHSFQAVNGQVIQTNTQVGDPSSMCTTTYSILTNQNTTVQLIAGQNFSTGGQLIVNQGQIGQASPTPGVQVSQRPGATSKVWTASPSPTPVQTSQALGHLTMVNSVQGPQVCQQLSMTPGQHLLMPVAQNVTSGVQELQISLNQGTTAATQRGQTQLVNLLGTKAVNTLTPASQELPFTLKQPATQQLTRGEMVLQQLRRDHDRVMSSERTHFTSFNDVIERLLPYHVFQGSLPQDEDFTKVDEEFEAVAIQVLNKTQAMVNKYRRLLMVEAERSSPSSETVMIDRTFNQEERSNLTQDKRMVIVDPDGFMEDFCCGPKLKIPSTEVLTPTTPEGNPSVMETSPRHSISHTGRDGQGMDSHTEPAYRTELQQQRMEEHRRPPIKCILDLKKKKFNNLISSNSQHAHYPTSPSQSQHSSTQGHPSNLGQGHEHQLPSDHSHTPLADTDSVLEAAVNSILEC comes from the exons ATGGATGATGAAGACGACCGACGTCTTCTGGATTTTATAGG agatgTGCAAGCATTGAATGAGTATCTTCATGGTTCAAATAGTAAATCT ATTGGAGAAGATGATGTGACTAATGCAGCGTTTGGGTCGGCCAGTTCATTCTTAACTAGTGACACA GGTGGCTCTAACGTTGGGCTCAAAGATGACCAAAATAATTTGGGAGAATTTGGGGAGGCTGATGGAGCTGAGCTTCAGCTCTCAAGCAGTCTTCCGTTCATTGAGGATGATGACTTCGAAAGTGAAACCTCACAAGATGAGGTCGATCTTGGGGGCGAGGACCAACCTTTCGacatccttcagaagtcattgtTGGAAGCAGATATTACAGAGCAGACAATGGCTCAAGAAGCCCTTTTGGACTCCCAGCCCTCTCTCATTCCCACAGCTTCCGCTTTCCCTCAGCAGCTGGTCTCTGGAGGGTTTGGAGGTATCACAGGTCCTGGTGTGGTGGCACCATTGGCACAACCTCAGGCTTTTATCCAGCAGGTTCCCCAACTACCCTTGCCAAACGGCCCTGCTGGACACATCCAGGTAGTGGGATCCTTCAATGGCAGTGCCTCCTCCATGATGACTATCAACAGTTTGGAACAGCCTCAGTTCCTTTTGAGGCACAGCGGAAATGTAGTGACAAACAACAGTGGGCAAGGTACTATGTTCACCCCTTCTGCAGCTGGTCAGGTGTCAATGTCCTTTAATAAAGGCACGATACCAGTTCAGAATTTTATCATCCAGAGAGGCCCTATGCAACAGACATTGATTAGATCCATTCAGCCTAAACCCTTACAGGCAGGGGGACAAACTGTATACAATATCAGCAACATCGGGTTCCAACCCAGCACCACAACTGCTGCGAATATAGTCAGTAACCCCTACACAGCCAGTGGCTCTCCTCAGTCTGCTCAACAGGTGAAAATGGTCAATCCAGCCAGCAGCATTTTAATGCATTCACCTCTGGGACAGCAAGCGCAACAACAGTCCCAGTCCAATCTGCCTCAAGGGCAGTTTTTGCTACCCACTTCTGTTTCCCTCACCCCTGGTACGACTGTTCACAGCTTCCAGGCTGTTAATGGGCAGGtgatacaaacaaacactcaagtGGGCGACCCATCGTCAATGTGCACTACCACTTACTCCATCctcaccaatcagaacacaacAGTACAGCTTATTGCTGGGCAGAATTTTTCAACTGGAGGGCAGCTGATAGTAAATCAAGGTCAAATAGGCCAAGCTTCACCAACACCTGGTGTGCAGGTGTCTCAAAGGCCTGGTGCCACGTCCAAGGTTTGGACTGCATCACCTAGCCCAACCCCTGTACAAACGTCACAGGCTCTGGGCCACCTCACCATGGTCAATTCAGTCCAAGGCCCACAGGTTTGTCAACAGTTATCCATGACCCCTGGACAGCACCTCCTTATGCCTGTGGCCCAGAACGTTACTTCTGGTGTTCAGGAGTTACAAATTTCTTTAAACCAG GGCACCACAGCAGCAACACAAAGAGGGCAAACACAATTAGTTAATCTTCTTGGTACCAAAG CTGTGAACACGCTCACTCCTGCCAGTCAGGAATTGCCTTTTACACTGAAGCAACCTGCAACTCAACAACTTACTAGAGGAGAAAT GGTCCTCCAGCAGTTAAGACGAGATCATGATAGAGTCATGTCTTCAGAGCGGACCCACTTCACTTCATTTAATGATGTCATTGAGAGATTACTGCCCTATCATGTTTTCCAAGGCTCACTACCACAAGATGAAGATTTTACCAAAG TTGATGAGGAGTTTGAAGCAGTTGCCATACAAGTGTTAAACAAAACGCAGGCCATGGTGAACAAATACAGGCGCTTACTTATGGTCGAGGCAGAG AGGTCCAGCCCTTCATCAGAAACGGTGATGATTGACAGGACTTTTAATCAAGAGGAACGGAGCAACTTGACCCAAGACAAACGAATGGTAATAGTGGATCCAG ATGGCTTCATGGAAGATTTCTGCTGTGGCCCTAAACTGAAGATCCCAAGTACAGAAGTTTTGACGCCCACCACCCCTGAGGGCAATCCCAGCGTAATGGAGACATCCCCGAGGCATTCCATAAGTCACACCGGAAGAGATGGGCAGGGTATGGACAGCCACACAGAACCTGCTTATAGGACAGAACTTCAACAACAAAGAATGGAGGAACACAGAAGACCTCCAATCAAGTGCATCCTggacctaaaaaaaaagaaattcaacaaCCTAATCAGCAGCAACAGTCAACATGCCCACTACCCTACATCTCCCAGCCAATCACAGCATAGCTCTACCCAAGGCCACCCTTCAAACCTGGGGCAGGGTCATGAACATCAACTTCCCTCAGATCATAGTCACACCCCATTGGCTGACACTGACTCTGTGCTTGAGGCTGCCGTGAATAGCATCTTAGAATGTTAG
- the si:dkey-21c1.4 gene encoding uncharacterized protein si:dkey-21c1.4 → MSVENCPYCGKPFKRLKTHLPHCKLAPVAQPKKSIQAPKEPSSTTSRQKIHIETATTEINNVIFDETLTSKGRRKEEDIHNADSLLTTTEVRVPSAQTLSTERPKSRWLAKRQKELERLQLLVPVSKKPSNPTSLSDNEIDKSFCELSKRTFQSNGKSTKDKKKPKMAPLSAQLSITKSKIDIVPAILKTASLPSEHENPELQIIVDNLEEPDRLNNQNKDFDLESRAKEHKAHAFFSPKTSVWDHINDSLFYKRSYNLFVPYPIMETSKDPSKEISDVRQSNKPETAVTKVAVPPSPTLSGKVIHQPAEEILNSSMQGVRSLSWSTETVTALNRIQFSTETLGSYANERIWMKDRSAGPANQSEVPVVQWKLGDVRLNELGVWFGARAPLSPREIVTMSKQGWQWYYRKYIDVRRGGIGGISMLLTGYCVLCYIWNYPHLKKEFWRKYH, encoded by the exons ATGAGTGTAG aAAACTGTCCATATTGTGGAAAGCCCTTCAAGAGGCTGAAAACGCACCTCCCTCACTGTAAATTGGCACCAGTTGCACAGCCAAAGAAAAGCATTCAAGCACCCAAAGAACCGAGTTCAACCACTTCCAGACAGAAGATCCATATAGAAACCGCaacaacagaaataaataatgtcatattTGATGAAACCCTAACCTCCAAAGGAAGAAGGAAAGAAGAAGATATTCACAATGCAGATAGTCTTCTCACAACTACTGAGGTCAGAGTCCCATCAGCTCAGACTCTGAGCACGGAGAGACCTAAAAGCAGATGGCTTGCTAAAAGACAGAAGGAACTTGAGAGATTACAGCTGTTAGTGCCAGTCTCAAAGAAGCCAAGCAACCCTACCTCTTTATCCGACAATGAAATAGATAAAAGCTTTTGCGAACTCTCCAAAAGAACATTTCAAAGTAATGGAAAAAGTACTAAAGACAAAAAGAAACCAAAGATGGCGCCATTATCAGCTCAGTTATCCATCACCAAGAGTAAAATCGATATTGTTCCAGCCATTCTGAAAACCGCTAGCCTCCCATCTGAACATGAAAATCCAGAACTCCAAATAATAGTGGACAACTTGGAGGAGCCTGACAGACTGAATAATCAGAACAAGGATTTTGATCTAGAATCAAGGGCAAAAGAGCATAAAGCTCATGCTTTCTTTTCACCCAAGACTTCAGTGTGGGACCACATCAATGACAGTTTGTTTTATAAGAGGTCTTATAATCTGTTTGTGCCTTATCCTATTATGGAAACTTCTAAAGATCCTTCCAAAGAGATTTCTGATGTGCGACAATCAAACAAACCTGAAACAGCAGTTACCAAGGTTGCTGTTCCACCTTCTCCCACTTTATCTGGAAAAGTCATTCATCAGCCTGCAGAAGAAATCCTTAACTCAAGCATGCAAGGTGTCAGAAGTCTGTCTTGGAGCACAGAGACAGTGACTGCTCTCAACAGAATACAGTTCTCCACAGAAACTTTAGGCAGCTATGCTAATGAACGTATTTGGATGAAGGATCGATCTGCTGGACCAGCGAACCAAAGTGAAG TGCCTGTAGTGCAGTGGAAACTTGGAGATGTCAGACTGAATGAACTTGGTGTCTGGTTTGGCGCTCGAGCTCCTCTGTCACCCAGAGAGATTGTGACCATGTCGAAGCAAG GATGGCAGTGGTACTACAGGAAGTATATTGATGTTCGGAGAGGAGGAATCGGTGGGATATCCATGCTGTTGACTGGATACTGTGTCCTGTGTTACATATGGAATTACCCACATCTCA AGAAAGAATTCTGGAGGAAGTACCATTAG
- the si:dkey-21c1.1 gene encoding protein FAM104A — protein sequence MHRYDMLTENRKRRRSCDAEELQVLPQAKRSGGYSFLPEVGRDVWDSESSSSDSSGISSPERMAGATSSFQKTEQRGLHVSQASCSPIAPTISAEEPAVSLSHNLSYDHINRILREAHFSSLQTRGQQGPT from the exons ATGCACAGATACGACATGCTGACAGAAAACAG GAAACGCAGACGCAGCTGTGATGCTGAGGAGCTTCAGGTCTTGCCCCAGGCCAAGAGGTCTGGGGGTTATTCCTTTCTCCCTGAGGTTGGCCGTGATGTCTGGGACTCTGAG TCTTCCAGCAGTGACAGCAGTGGGATCAGCAGTCCAGAGCGGATGGCAGGAGCCACTTCCAGTTTCCAGAAGACTGAACAAAGAGGACTCCATGTATCCCAGGCTTCCTGCAGCCCTATTGCCCCCACCATCTCAGCAGAAGAACCGGCCGTCTCCTTAAGCCACAACCTCTCATACGATCACATCAATCGTATCTTAAGGGAGGCCCACTTCAGTAGCCTGCAAACTCGTGGTCAGCAAGGGCCGACGTGA
- the tepsin gene encoding AP-4 complex accessory subunit Tepsin, producing the protein MASLLERLVFLQKVPTLMRATSDDESPCPGYLFEEIGKISHESVGCCQCLLEYLLERLQVESCHVKLKVLKILLHVCGHGPPHFLTELRRNATFIQEVIVYSGPPDPIHGNALFQKVRSSAQELATLLFNDTMSPDSGLSPHKAVTQSVGMGSESLRSGMQGFGYSPGRKESSGGTLLDKIQKAAEVVASAVLPPTEHPGIRLHDNHYHAVVAPSASVEIAVPACAYNIQSHGHRASHRCPGQAGGGWEETDSGHSSSHNSSQEAAEASQTSLGGSSKSGGSGSHSGASRESGDLSERVEAIQLGDCGQETTLINRLTSGSKVFLSREESQRFIKECSTLNCEVVVELLSRKLQDRTQIVQMRALCALACLMSSDFLSLDHIFNITNKRLAQLSEGTTGPVANKATKLLRQFEALLGCVTNSKCDRAGRPSSTSSSLSDQPLESITVSFVPGQLGENATPSEETPSTQHLQGNSPVPVSHMKREQEELECRNTEKSKLSEPPRLSLFSGMELVNRSKPVCLVEPVLVESDAQMSVEATTGTDCAIEKSCERTAGSHTSTEQVSVFSFLNL; encoded by the exons ATGGCCTCATTATTGGAACGGTTGGTTTTCCTTCAGAAG GTGCCAACACTTATGCGAGCAACATCAGATGACGAATCGCCCTGTCCCGGCTATCTCTTTGAGGAAATCGGCA AAATTTCCCACGAGTCAGTGGGCTGCTGCCAGTGTCTTCTTGAGTACCTCTTGGAGAGACTACAGGTGGAGTCCTGTCATGTCAAACTTAAG GTCCTGAAGATTCTCCTGCATGTATGTGGCCATGGACCACCTCACTTCCTCACAGAGCTACGGCGGAATGCTACATTTATACAAGAAGTAATCG tgtacagTGGCCCTCCGGACCCCATCCATGGAAATGCTCTCTTTCAGAAAGTCAGAAGCTCGGCTCAG GAGTTGGCTACCCTACTCTTTAATGATACCATGTCCCCAGATTCTGGACTGTCTCCACACAAAGCAGTGACACAATCTGTGG GAATGGGTTCAGAGTCACTCAGGTCTGGCATGCAGGGGTTTGGATACAGCCCAGGAAGGAAAGAATCCA GTGGAGGGACTCTGTTGGACAAGATTCAGAAAGCTGCCGAAGTGGTTGCCAGCGCTGTTCTTCCTCCAACAGAGCATCCTGGCATTCGTCTCCATGATAACCACTACCACGCTGTGGTAGCTCCCTCTGCTTCTGTGGAGATAGCAGTGCCAGCATGTGCCTACAACATCCAATCCCACGGCCACAGAG CATCTCACAGATGCCCCGGGCAGGCTGGTGGAGGCTGGGAGGAAACGGACAGTGGGCACAGCTCCTCACACAACTCATCCCAGGAGGCTGCGGAAGCCAGCCAGACCTCACTGGGAGGAAGCAGTAAGTCGGGTGGCTCGGGCAGCCACTCCGGGGCGAGTCGAGAGAGCGGTGACCTATCAGAGCG TGTGGAGGCCATTCAGTTGGGGGACTGTGGTCAGGAGACGACACTGATCAACAGACTGACCAGCGGTTCTAAAGTCTTCCTGTCCAGAGAAGAGAGCCAGCGCTTTATCAAGGA ATGCTCCACTCTCAACTGTGAGGTGGTCGTTGAACTTCTGTCTCGCAAACTCCAGGACCGCACACAAATCGTCCAGATG AGGGCGTTGTGTGCTCTGGCCTGCCTGATGTCTTCAGATTTCCTCTCTTTAGACCATATTTTCAATATCACAAACAAACGCCTTGCTCAACTTAGTGAAGGAACCACAGGCCCTGTCGCCAACAAGGCAACCAAG CTCTTAAGGCAGTTTGAGGCCTTGCTTGGTTGTGTCACAAACTCCAAATGTGACCGGGCTGGACGTCCATCCTCTACCAGCTCTTCGCTTTCAGATCAACCTCTTGAATCTATAACTGTCTCCTTTGTTCCGGGACAACTAGGAGAAAACGCAACCCCATCAGAGGAGACCCCATCTACACAACACCTGCAGGGTAACAGCCCTGTACCTGTGTCTCATATGAAAAGAGAACAAGAAGAGCTGGAGTGCAGGAACACAGAAAAATCTAAGCTCTCAGAGCCACCCAGACTGTCACTCTTCAGTGGAATGGAGTTAGTCAACAGAAGCAAACCTGTATGTTTGGTTGAGCCTGTTCTTGTCGAGTCAGACGCACAGATGAGTGTAGAAGCCACTACAGGCACAGACTGTGCAATTGAGAAAAGCTGTGAGAGAACTGCAGGCTCACACACATCTACTGAGCAAGTGTCTGTCTTCTCTTTCCTTAATCTGTGA
- the ndufaf8 gene encoding NADH dehydrogenase [ubiquinone] 1 alpha subcomplex assembly factor 8, with the protein MSSSNVWSRSRARMRLFPELLAQCSGEAAAYGKCVASTTTGKQELTKNMCVKEFEALKSCFQSAAKKGVK; encoded by the exons ATGTCTAGTTCAAATGTCTGGAGTCGCAGCAGAGCGAGAATGAGGCTCTTCCCAGAGCTGTTGGCTCAGTGTTCAGGAGAG gcAGCTGCTTATGGTAAATGTGTGGCCTCCACAACCACTGGCAAACAGGAGCTGACCAAAAACATGTGTGTCAAAGAATTTGAGGCACTAAAAAGCTGCTTTCAATCAGCT